The DNA segment ATTTGTAAATTACTGATACCAGTTCGCATTCTCGTGGCCACGTAAAATGCACCAGATACATCTGTGTCAGGCATAATCACAGCAAATTCTTCACCACCATAACGCGCTACTAAATCCTGATTTTTTCGGGCGTTATCGTTTAAAACACTACCCACCTTACAGATGCAAATATCTCCGGCTGGATGACCGTATTCATCGTTATAAAATTTAAAAAAATCAACATCGCACAAAATCAGCGATAAAGGGCATTTTGCCTGTGCTGAATTAATCCACTGAGTATTGAGATAATAGTCAAAACGGCGACGATTAGCCAGCCCCGTTAGCCCGTCTACGTTAGCAAGATGCTGCAAAGCTAGATTTGCAGCTTCTAACTGTTTATATACTTGCGCTTGTTGTAGTAGTTTTCGTAATCGTTGACGCAATACTGCCCAATGAATTGGCTTAGTCAGGTAATCAGTGGCTCCGGCATCAAAAGCACGGTTTACAGAGTCCTGATCATCCAAACTTGTAATCATCAATATCGGGGTGCGTTCCCATAAATTTGAGATCACGTTATTACCCAAAGGAGATTCAGTATCAAGATTGTCCAATGCTGTCATCAAATTGTTTCTGGCCATTTGCAGCAATTCTTTACAGCAAGTAAAGCCATCCATCACAGGCATTATTGCATCTAGTAACACTATATCTGGTTTAACAATCTTATAAGTATCTAAACACTGCTTACCGTCAGCAGCCTCAACGACTCGATAACCTTCTTTTTCCATAGCTTCACGCAAAAGTAATCGGATAGTCTTGTTATCATCAGCTACCAGAATCACCGGAGGTTTTTTAGATACAGAAAATGAGCTTATGGCTGACATGAGTTGCGTCCCACTGAACATGAGAGTATCGGGATAGGGAAAGAAAATCTGAGAGACAAGTTCTCTGATTACTAAATCGCCTGCGAGCGAAAGTTATTTTACATTAGTCAAACAATTTTAGATTTTAGTTCGGCGCTCAGATTTATCTAGGGGCTTGTAAGTAAGTATGGCGAGAATAAAGCTAACTATGTGAAGTAATGTAAAAACATGGTAATTTAGCTCGTAGTAAGGGCTTTAGCCCTTAATTCAGGACTTTAGTCCTGACTACAAACCTTTAATTATTTACGATGACTTACTTACCATTAAGGAACTATTAGTCAAAATCGTGAAACAAACTGAATGATTCAGTTGCTTTGTCTGTTTGAGATAATATTATTTCAAATAGAGATATTTATTACAAAAGATAGGTGACTTTAGATTAAAAATATTAGTATACTACGCAAATTACCAAATTTGCTGGGCAGATAACGCTTTTATCATCCAGTAGCAAGTCTGATTGTAGTGAAGGCTTTTCCACGACAACAGCCAAAAGTTTTCAACTCACAAGTTTTTCTAAAAATAGCAAATTAATCAGAAATATTCTCAAATGCCAGAATCATTAATGTATCACCAGGATAACTTTGTAGTTTTAGAAACAAACCAACCAGAACAATTTCTCACAGCCGCCGAACTATTAGACAAGCTTAAGCTTGTGCTGCAAAAAATGAGCCATCAGGAATTGCCCAGAGATTTACAAAAATTTGATTCTGTAGATACTCAAGCCCAATATTTAATTGACACTAGTTGTGAATTAGATGTTGGGACAGGAAAATATTTGCAGTGGTACGCAGTCCGATTGGAAAAGTAGCCTTGCCGTCAGAAAAGAGGAAAGGCTACGGTGTACACACAAGTCTAAAACCCTTGATTTGGGTAGGGTGCGTTAGGACTAAAGTCCATAACGCACCGAGAATCTAAGATGGTGCGTTGCGCTACGCGATAACACACCCTACATAAATGTAGTAATTCAATCCTTGACAAGACCTTAGCCAAATTGAAAAAAGCCTTAATTCTTAGGTTGGTTTGTTCGCGGTAGCGTTGCGGAGCAATCAGCATGAAACCCAACGCATTTGTTGGGTTGCGCTGTCGCTTAACCCAACCTACAAAAAATGGCTAAGGTATTGCTTGAAGCATAAATAAATTTAGTGTCTTAGAATTATTGTGGTAGGGGATTTCCAAATCCCCCCTGCTCCCCGCTCCCTGCTCCCCTGCCTCTTGAGTCAGGATTTGAGACTACAAGCCTTTAACTCTTTACTTCTGGTTGAGTAACAATTGTTAATTCAATCATCTCTTCCCCAACCTCTGTAATTTTAATATCTACTCCAGGACCAAAATATCTAGTCATTTTCTCCTGTTTTTCCTGCCAACCATCAAATGAAATGTAAGGCGAATCAAATTCCAAAATTAAGGCATAAGCCCCATTAATTTCCGTTTCTCGTAAAGCTGTAACTACCGGGCGGTCTTCATCTGTGGGACTAAGACCAAGATAAGTCAGAGCTTCATCTAAATGAGCCTCTTGACCATAGCAGTATCGGGTGATGTCCTTACGGATTTTATTTTGAGTGACAGTTGCTTGCTGCTCGCGCAAAAGTAATACTGATGGCGTTGTATCTTCGCTAAAGGGTATGGGGAGAATTTCATTGGCTTTGAGCGCCAGTCCTCCTAGGAAAAGAGGAAACCCATAAAAAAACCCGACAAGATTAAGTGTGGCGTTATCAGCAGCGTAGGCGACGAAACCAACAATGATTAATATACCGCCGATGCTTAAACCGATAGTCCCCAAAGAAATTTTACGTAACATGATCTGAGGATTTTATAAATTCTTAACAACTTAGTTTTATTATCATCGGTTATTGGCCACAATTAAGGAAGAGTTGCTCACCCAGAACCACGGATTGCTAGGATGTCTCTTGATACCCGCTATTCCTCATTCCCCTGCTAGAGAGGCGATTAATCGCCTCTCTACTCAATTTTGGGTTAACTTTAAATTTGAAGCTCTTTCAAGACGGGAAAAAAAATAATGGATTTACAGACTATAAAAGAACGAATTGCCGTAGTTCAAAGCAAACGCGAGTACCTACTGAGTCTTTTAGAGCAGCCCAACTTGGGGACTTTGAGAATTGATGTCAACCAGGCTTTGGAAGAAATGGATGATTTAATTGATGAATTTAAACGGACTATTCCCGAAACAGATAATAATTAGGCTCAACTAAGCAACCTAAAGCACAAAATGGCGCTAGTACCACCGTGATTTAGCGGTTAAACTGGCGCTTTTTGCCTGTAGATGTTTTTCAGTTTTACCAGTTGAAAAGATTTATGTCTCATTCAACCAAAATTTTGCGGCAACACCTACTTTAACTTAAACTTCTCCTGCACGTTCACCTAGTTGCCTGACTAAAGCAATGAGTTCAGTTGTAGAAATATCTTTCTGACAAACATCATCGAAATTAGGCATTGCCTTAGCTCCCAAAGCATTTGTATCTTCCATTGAAGAATAAGCTAGTATCTGAGTATGGGGAGAGATTGCTTTGATATGTCTAGAAGCACTCCAACCATCCATAACTGGCATTTGTAAATCTAGAACAATTACATCAGGTTGGCAGCTTTTAACCATTTCTATAGCTTCTTCACCATTGCAGGCTAACCCAACTACTTGGAGATTTTCTTGCGCCGAAAAAGCTAGTTTTAGAGTCAAACGTGTAAGTTCGTGATCATCAACCACTAGAACACGCAAAGTCGTAGATTTGCAAGAAAGCATTAACATTTAAGGAAATAAAAAGATAGCTACAACAACCTCTATAGTTTATGGGAATAAGCACCAATAATCACTCTATCTTATGGTTGAATAAATTGTCTTTATCCATAATCAATAGACATCTCCAGCAATTAAATATGCTTGATCTAGAGGCGCTGCTAGACGGCGACATTCTTTTTAGGAGATGTCTATTGATAACTGGCAAAAAATAAAGTTTTATCCAAATAAACCCTATTTAGCTATTTGTCTGTGTAGTAGTAACTTTTTTTGGCATCAATCAAGTTTGCAGCTATACCAGTTGAACGTAATGCCATATTGATCAAAGTTTTTTGTGAATGAGTTTCTGGACAATCTACGGCTTCACCTCGCACGCTATCACCAGGACGGCGTTGGATATAATTACCATCAGATTGTAATTCCCAGGCTTGACGATTATCTGCCAACATGATTCCCAAAATTTCTTGCAAATCTTTAGCAATATCTGGGTCTCTAATGGGAGTAATTACTTCTACTCGGCGATCTAAGTTGCGACGCATCCAATCAGCACTACCAATATAAATTTCCTCCTGTTCATTGTTATGGAAATAATAAATACGAGAATGTTCTAAGAAGCGGCCGATAATGCTGATCACCCGAATATTGTCACTGATGTCTTTGAGTCCTGGACGCAAACAGCAAATGCCTCGAATAATTAGATCAATTTGCACTCCAGCGCGAGAAGCTTCGTATAAAGTCGCGATAATTTGAGGATCTACCAGGGAATTCATTTTGGCAACAATCCGCCCGGAAAAGCCTTTTTGGACATTTTCCATTTCACGATGAATTAATGCCAAAAAGCGATCGCGCATATTCACTGGTGCAACCAGCACTTCTCGATATGATTTTTGCCGAGAATAGCCTGTTAAAAAATTAAACAAATCTGTAATATCAGCACCCAATTCTTCACGGCAACTAAATAGTCCCAAATCTGTATACAACCGCGCTGTTTTAGGATTATAGTTGCCGGTACCTATATGGACATAGCGGCGCATCCGGTCTTTTTCTCGTCGCACTACCATGACGGTTTTGCAATGGGTTTTTAGCCCTACTAAGCCATAGACAACGTGTACACCAACTCTTTCTAAACTCCTCGCCCAGTAAATATTATTTTCTTCATCAAACCGCGCCTTTAATTCCACTAACACAGAAACTTGCTTGCCATTTTCCGCAGCTGCTATTAAAGCTTTGACTATGGGCGAGTCCCCAGAGGTGCGGTAAAGGGTCATTTTAATCGCCAGCACATTTGGGTCATGGGCTGCATGGGTGATAAAGCGGACTACAGTTGCTGAAAAGGATTGATAAGGATGGTGTACCAGCAAATCCTTTTCCCGAATCACGGCAAAAAAGTCTTGACCTTCTTCTAATTCCAAAGCATCTGGGCTTAAACTCGGTTCTCTCAACCTCTGCAAACGTGAAGGTACTACAGACTGGCGTGGTGGTTCTTTGAGTTCGGGTAATGGCAAGGCCATAAAATACATTAAATCCCGGAGTCCTAAAAGACCATCAACTTCATAAACATCATTTTCGGTTAAGTCTAAATCTTGCAGTAACCGAGAACGTATCGGGTCAGGGGTGTGGGATTTAATTTCTAGTCTGACGGGAGTCCCACCCATGCGCCGTTTGCGTAATTCTTGTTCAATAGCTAAGAGCAAATCATCTGCTTCATCTTCTTCTAAGGCTAGATCAGCATCACGGGTAATGCGGAAGGGATGATATTCTTGTATGGTCATGCCTGGAAAGAGAAACTCCAGGTTATGAGCGATCGCCTGTTCTAAAGGTACACCACTCCAGTGAGCAGTTTGTCCAGTTTCAGAAATGCCTAACTCTGGTGGTAAAGGCAAAAATCGCGGTAGCACATTGGGGACTTTCACCCTGGCAAAAAATTCTTCTTCAGTGTCTGGGTTTTTGACCACAACTGCCAAATTCAGGCTGAGATTAGAAATGAAGGGGAATGGATGACTAGGGTCAACGGCTAGGGGAGTCAAAACCGGAAAAATTTGTTCTTTAAAGTAGTTATCTAAATAAGTCCGTTGTTTTTGATTTAAATTGATGTAGTCCAGTATATGGATACGATGACTGGCTAGGAGAGGTTGCAGGACTTCTTCAAATTGTTGGTGATGTTTTGCCACCAAGGGACTCAGGGTTGACCTAACGTCGTCTAGCTGTTTCTGTGGTGTGCGACCATCAGGAGTCAACTGGGCAACTTTCGCTTCTACTTGTTGTTTTAAAGCTGCAATCCGCACCATGAAGAATTCATCTAAATTGGCGCTAAAGATGGCCAAAAATTTTAATCGTTCCAAAAGCAGTGTCCTGGTGTCACAAGCTTCGTGGAGTACACGACTGTTAAATTCTAACCAACTTAACTCACGGTTAATGTAATATTGCGGATCGTTCAAATCAATGGGATTGGTATTCTTTTTTGATTTCGACATAACGATCTCAGGTAGCCAGATGAAGCTCTACAGCTGGGGGACAATAAATATAGTAGATGAAATGGGGGCTTTAGGTAAGAGGAAAATTATCTGTTGGCTGTTTAACACGCGAAGGCTAAACAGTTCATGAAGTTACATATTATCCTATAAAGTTTATACCAGTAAATACTGTTAATTATGAAGTTTGTACCAAAAATTAAAATATTTTTTTCCGTATTATTTCTGATTACCTGTTTTGAAAACAGGGTTACATTGGTTACGCCAGTCAAAGATAAGTCGTTAAAAGCTTCAAGTTTAAGTAAATTTAACAGGCTTGTCTCTCGTACTGGTTGTATAAATATTAACAATTTTTTCAGAAAAAAAGTAGTAAGTTGATTATGAAACTCAAAGCAAAAATTGCGATCGCTCTAGTTGCAGCTACCACCAGTGTTTTTGGTCTAAGTTCTGGCGCGATCGCTGGTGAAGGTGGCGCTGCTGGTTCGGCTGCATTTACAATCACTAATGGTAGTGTAGTTGGTGTTGCTGTAGCGGCTGCGATCGGTAAAAACGATGCTGCATCCTATGCTCGTCAACAGGGCGGCGAAAACATAGCCGCTGCGCTGGGTTCTGCTGGTGCCATCACAATGAATGACATCGGAGGTACTGTGAGCATATTAGGTGCTGATGACCCAGACCTAGGAACTGCCCAAGCAAACAGCTTGACAGCTAGCACAACACTTACAATCGGTACTGCAAGCAATGCTACTTTAGTTAACATTAATCCGTAATTAGTGAAGTATACCCTGTGGATAGTCAAAATTAACTATTAAGACTATCTCAGGTATCAATACAAATCTTTTAAATACAACCTACCAGAGATCAAGCTGGTGCTAGATATATTAAAGCTGCCTGTGCAGCTTTTGTTTATTTATAGGCGGGGTGAGCTTAAAAACGAGATTTGGATGTTATTTAATTCCTATTCCTAACAAACCTCAAATAAACAACATCAAACATTTAAATTAAACCGTATACCTGATATCTATTCATTAACCATTCATAATTCCGGCTAAAAACTTCTATATTTCTTGATAAATTCAGTGATCATACTATCCTTTACTCCGCTATATTCATTGAAATAGCAAAAAACTAATCTGAATATATAGCAATCATGTCCATATGTGGAGTGATACCAATTCTTTACGATAGCTTGCGTGGCGTAGCCATGGATGCGCTGAATTATAGGAAGAACGTATCGCTAAAACGTTCGCGACAGCGTGCCGGAGGCATTAAGCTCCGCTTTAAGCCCAGCTATGCCGTAGGCTTTACACGTAGCGTGCGTGCAGCGCATACCACAAAGGACACAAAGTACACAAAGAAAGAAAGAAATTCAGCGCAGCTTTACACAGAAATGGTATGAGCATCCTGGCAGTCTACAGAAATTTTCAGGCCATCTATCATCACAACAAACATTTAGATACTTTGTTATTTGGACATCTCTAAGCGTAATTAATGACTAACAATCACTTCATAACTTGTGTGCTGATTGCTATAGCCAGTCTGAAGTTTTTGCTAAGTAACAAATAATTAAATATAAGTGATGAATTCTACAAACAAACTAGCAATCTTCTTGTTTGCTGTCTTTGCTAGTGTCTTTGGGCTGGCAACTCAAACCCTAGCTGGAGAAGGTGGCGCAGCTGGAGCCGTAGCATTCACAATTGAGTCTGGGATGGTAACTGGAGTTGCTCAAGCCGCAGCAATTGGTAAAAATGATGCCGCCGCCACAGCTTTTAACGTTTTTAGTATCACTGGTGCTAGAACCAATTCAGCTTCTGCACTAGGTTCTGCTGGCGCAATCACTATTAGTAATCTGGGAAATTCGGCAAATGTTCAAATGGTAGGTACAGCAGATCCAGCACTTCACACAGCACAGCATAATCAGTTTAGTTCTAATGTAACTATCAATCTTGGTACTTCCAGTGGAAATCAACTGATCAACTTTTAACTAAACTTTAAATCTAGTAGTGGACTGACAAGCCTAAAATAGTGCATAAGCATAAATATTGTGGGGTAAGCTCTCTAGCCCGCCCAGAACAAGCATCTTGCCT comes from the Nodularia sp. NIES-3585 genome and includes:
- a CDS encoding chlororespiratory reduction protein 7; amino-acid sequence: MPESLMYHQDNFVVLETNQPEQFLTAAELLDKLKLVLQKMSHQELPRDLQKFDSVDTQAQYLIDTSCELDVGTGKYLQWYAVRLEK
- a CDS encoding DUF2854 domain-containing protein; this translates as MLRKISLGTIGLSIGGILIIVGFVAYAADNATLNLVGFFYGFPLFLGGLALKANEILPIPFSEDTTPSVLLLREQQATVTQNKIRKDITRYCYGQEAHLDEALTYLGLSPTDEDRPVVTALRETEINGAYALILEFDSPYISFDGWQEKQEKMTRYFGPGVDIKITEVGEEMIELTIVTQPEVKS
- a CDS encoding response regulator transcription factor, yielding MLMLSCKSTTLRVLVVDDHELTRLTLKLAFSAQENLQVVGLACNGEEAIEMVKSCQPDVIVLDLQMPVMDGWSASRHIKAISPHTQILAYSSMEDTNALGAKAMPNFDDVCQKDISTTELIALVRQLGERAGEV
- the ppk1 gene encoding polyphosphate kinase 1, yielding MSKSKKNTNPIDLNDPQYYINRELSWLEFNSRVLHEACDTRTLLLERLKFLAIFSANLDEFFMVRIAALKQQVEAKVAQLTPDGRTPQKQLDDVRSTLSPLVAKHHQQFEEVLQPLLASHRIHILDYINLNQKQRTYLDNYFKEQIFPVLTPLAVDPSHPFPFISNLSLNLAVVVKNPDTEEEFFARVKVPNVLPRFLPLPPELGISETGQTAHWSGVPLEQAIAHNLEFLFPGMTIQEYHPFRITRDADLALEEDEADDLLLAIEQELRKRRMGGTPVRLEIKSHTPDPIRSRLLQDLDLTENDVYEVDGLLGLRDLMYFMALPLPELKEPPRQSVVPSRLQRLREPSLSPDALELEEGQDFFAVIREKDLLVHHPYQSFSATVVRFITHAAHDPNVLAIKMTLYRTSGDSPIVKALIAAAENGKQVSVLVELKARFDEENNIYWARSLERVGVHVVYGLVGLKTHCKTVMVVRREKDRMRRYVHIGTGNYNPKTARLYTDLGLFSCREELGADITDLFNFLTGYSRQKSYREVLVAPVNMRDRFLALIHREMENVQKGFSGRIVAKMNSLVDPQIIATLYEASRAGVQIDLIIRGICCLRPGLKDISDNIRVISIIGRFLEHSRIYYFHNNEQEEIYIGSADWMRRNLDRRVEVITPIRDPDIAKDLQEILGIMLADNRQAWELQSDGNYIQRRPGDSVRGEAVDCPETHSQKTLINMALRSTGIAANLIDAKKSYYYTDK
- a CDS encoding PleD family two-component system response regulator: MSAISSFSVSKKPPVILVADDNKTIRLLLREAMEKEGYRVVEAADGKQCLDTYKIVKPDIVLLDAIMPVMDGFTCCKELLQMARNNLMTALDNLDTESPLGNNVISNLWERTPILMITSLDDQDSVNRAFDAGATDYLTKPIHWAVLRQRLRKLLQQAQVYKQLEAANLALQHLANVDGLTGLANRRRFDYYLNTQWINSAQAKCPLSLILCDVDFFKFYNDEYGHPAGDICICKVGSVLNDNARKNQDLVARYGGEEFAVIMPDTDVSGAFYVATRMRTGISNLQISHSASMISQYVTMSIGVATMTPTWESSPSDLIMAADQALYQAKKQGRNRIVQNLLLHE